In Brienomyrus brachyistius isolate T26 chromosome 3, BBRACH_0.4, whole genome shotgun sequence, the following proteins share a genomic window:
- the LOC125738091 gene encoding solute carrier family 22 member 7-like isoform X1, translating to MKFENLLVEINGFGKYQILIFLLLVIPRFTLPFHFLLNIFIAAVPSHHCDIHVLDDGEVFENLTQEQRMIVSIPAEEDGSLGSCQMFPQPQFHLLHGVSNTTAEPAVPCQNGWVYDTSTFASTIATEWNLVCGRKGISKATATIFFMGVMIGSVVFGTLSDKFGRRPLLLVSYVSSVVFGLTSAFSSSYVMFAITRFFTGFALTGISIITIVLSVEWVDIEHRTFIGVVGSLCWSIGNMILAGIAYAVNDWRPLLITVTVPLVFSVITWWWIPESARWLIANGKVEKAHFYLQKCAEWNKKAEVIANIKSEALYSIVNVHDEDKSYTYLDLVRTPKMRRLALFTGIVWYGVASTYYGISLNVTGFGLNIYLTHFIYAAIEIPAKVCVYFCLDKLGRRYCQAGALILTGTCIAVNIFLPKDLWHFRTFIAVLGKGLSEASFTTVFLYTTELYPTVLRQNGVGYTNFMARMGGSVAPLILLLEDVWKPLPQIILCVVAMLSGFAAMLLRETHRTRLPETIEDIEQTRKLPVHVPVQEIDIPLKAIPREVS from the exons atgaagttTGAGAACCTCCTTGTGGAAATAAATGGCTTTGGGAAGTATCAGATTCTGATTTTTCTCTTGCTGGTTATTCCACGCTTCACCCTGCCCTTTCACTTCCTACTTAACATCTTCATCGCCGCTGTGCCGTCCCACCACTGCGACATCCATGTCCTGGATGATGGGGAAGTCTTTGAGAACCTCACTCAGGAGCAGAGGATGATCGTCTCTATTCCGGCTGAGGAAGACGGCAGTCTAGGTTCCTGCCAGATGTTCCCACAGCCCCAGTTCCATCTCCTGCATGGAGTCTCCAACACTACAGCAGAACCTGCTGTTCCGTGTCAGAATGGATGGGTCTATGACACCAGCACCTTTGCTTCCACCATAGCAACTGAG TGGAATCTGGTGTGTGGCAGGAAAGGCATAAGCAAGGCCACCGCTACCATCTTCTTCATGGGGGTCATGATTGGATCTGTGGTTTTCGGGACCCTGTCTGACAA GTTTGGCAGGAGGCCCCTGTTGCTGGTGTCCTACGTGTCATCTGTCGTGTTCGGGCTCACCAGTGCCTTCTCCAGCTCCTACGTCATGTTTGCCATCACAAGATTCTTCACTGGATTCGCGCTCACTGGAATCAGCATCATCACTATTGTTCTCA GTGTTGAGTGGGTCGACATTGAGCACAGAACCTTCATCGGGGTGGTTGGAAGCCTCTGCTGGAGCATAGGCAATATGATCCTGGCGGGAATAGCCTATGCTGTTAATGACTGGAGGCCCCTCTTGATAACTGTGACTGTTCCTCTGGTTTTCTCAGTCATTACCTGGTG GTGGATTCCAGAGTCGGCCAGGTGGTTGATAGCCAACGGGAAGGTGGAGAAGGCTCACTTCTACCTGCAGAAGTGCGCAGAATGGAACAAGAAGGCAGAGGTCATCGCAAACATAAAGTCAGAG GCCCTCTACAGTATTGTAAATGTCCATGATGAAGATAAAAGCTATACCTATCTGGACTTAGTTAGAACCCCAAAGATGAGGAGGCTGGCCTTGTTTACAGGAATTGTTTG GTATGGAGTCGCTTCCACGTATTATGGGATAAGCCTGAACGTCACAGGATTTGGCCTGAACATTTATTTGACTCACTTCATCTATGCTGCCATTGAAATTCCAGCAAAAGTTTGTGTGTATTTCTGCCTGGACAAACTGGGCAGAAGGTACTGCCAAGCAGGAGCATTGATTTTGACTGGCACTTGCATTGCAGTAAATATCTTTCTGCCAAAGG ATCTCTGGCATTTCCGCACCTTTATCGCCGTCCTTGGCAAAGGCTTGTCCGAGGCCTCCTTCACGACGGTTTTCCTCTACACGACGGAGCTGTATCCCACTGTCCTCAG GCAAAACGGCGTGGGTTACACCAACTTCATGGCTCGCATGGGCGGGTCCGTCGCTCCGCTTATCTTGCTGTTGGAGGATGTGTGGAAGCCCCTCCCCCAGATCATCCTCTGTGTGGTGGCCATGCTGTCTGGCTTTGCGGCGATGTTGCTCCGTGAGACGCACCGCACACGCTTGCCAGAGACCATCGAGGACATTGAGCAGACAAG GAAATTACCAGTGCATGTTCCTGTCCAGGAGATTGACATCCCTCTGAAGGCGATACCCCGGGAAGTGAGCTGA